A single genomic interval of Microbacterium oleivorans harbors:
- a CDS encoding ATP-dependent DNA helicase RecG yields the protein MPKVVLETRLADAVGEKVAGTLARAFDMVTVGDLLAHYPRRYARRGELTPISSLPVGEMATIVAEVQSVSERPMRQRKGSLLEVVISDGVGTASLTFFGQKWRLQELRPGRQGIFSGKVGVFKGKQQFAHPDYELFDDELEARVTAVARSLEPIPIYPATSTVTSWQIRKIIADVVARLGEVPDPLPDELREREQLLDARTALVQVHTPALPEHVAPAFSTLRMHEAFVLQAALLQHRVQVRQLAATTRPAGDLLASFDAALPFERTPDQVSVGETIAADLEHEWPMNRLVQGEVGSGKTLVALRAMLQVAQSGGQSALIAPTEVLAAQHVRSIARMLGPRLAPELMPTLLTGAQSAGERRKAALRAASGQARIVVGTHALLSASTTFADLGLVVVDEQHRFGVEQREALRAKGTSPHVLVLTATPIPRTVAMTVFGDLDVSTIRTMPTGRAGITTFVAPLAEKPGWFGRVWERVAEEVAQGRQAFVVCAAIDAEKSVVDDTDDAGVLEDGTRTRTRWGVVQARALLDQHPAFADLRVATLHGKMPADEKDAVMQAFARGEIDVLVATTVVEVGVDVPNASTMVILEAERFGVSQLHQLRGRVGRGSVPGLCLLVTEADPDTSARSRVEAVAATLDGFSLAEVDLELRGEGDVLGDAQSGGRSSLRLLRVVADADLIAQAREEAARVLEDDPDLSRHPGLADAIARRLGEDERSALHRN from the coding sequence ATGCCGAAGGTCGTCCTCGAAACACGCCTCGCGGATGCTGTGGGCGAGAAGGTCGCCGGTACGCTGGCTCGCGCATTCGACATGGTCACGGTGGGCGACCTGCTCGCGCACTATCCGCGCCGGTACGCCCGCCGCGGCGAGCTCACTCCGATCTCGTCGCTCCCCGTGGGCGAGATGGCCACCATCGTGGCCGAGGTGCAGTCGGTCTCGGAGCGTCCGATGCGTCAGCGGAAAGGATCGCTGCTCGAGGTCGTCATCAGCGACGGGGTCGGCACGGCGAGCCTGACGTTCTTCGGTCAGAAGTGGCGGCTGCAAGAGCTGCGGCCCGGACGGCAGGGCATCTTCTCCGGCAAGGTCGGCGTGTTCAAAGGCAAGCAGCAGTTCGCCCACCCCGACTACGAGCTGTTCGACGACGAGCTCGAAGCGCGCGTGACGGCGGTCGCGCGCAGCCTCGAGCCCATCCCGATCTATCCGGCGACGAGCACCGTCACCAGTTGGCAGATCCGCAAGATCATCGCCGATGTCGTCGCCAGGCTCGGCGAGGTCCCCGACCCGCTCCCCGATGAGCTGCGCGAGCGCGAGCAGCTGCTGGACGCGCGCACGGCCCTCGTGCAGGTGCACACCCCCGCGCTGCCCGAGCACGTCGCCCCGGCCTTCTCCACGCTGCGCATGCATGAGGCGTTCGTGCTGCAGGCTGCGCTGCTGCAGCACCGCGTCCAGGTGCGTCAGCTCGCAGCGACGACGCGTCCTGCCGGCGACCTCCTGGCCTCCTTCGACGCGGCGCTGCCCTTCGAGCGGACCCCCGATCAGGTCTCGGTGGGCGAGACCATCGCCGCCGACCTCGAGCACGAGTGGCCCATGAACCGTCTGGTCCAGGGCGAGGTGGGGTCGGGCAAGACCCTCGTGGCGCTGCGCGCCATGCTGCAGGTCGCGCAGTCGGGCGGTCAGTCCGCGCTCATCGCTCCGACCGAGGTGCTCGCCGCCCAGCACGTGCGTTCCATCGCGCGCATGCTCGGACCGCGGCTGGCCCCCGAGCTGATGCCGACGCTGCTGACCGGTGCCCAGTCGGCGGGTGAACGTCGCAAGGCGGCCCTGCGGGCCGCCTCGGGCCAGGCGCGGATCGTGGTCGGCACGCACGCGCTGCTGAGCGCGTCGACGACGTTCGCCGACCTCGGTCTGGTCGTGGTCGACGAGCAGCATCGTTTCGGCGTGGAGCAGCGCGAGGCGCTGCGCGCGAAGGGGACGTCTCCGCACGTGCTGGTCCTCACCGCCACCCCCATTCCGCGCACGGTCGCCATGACCGTGTTCGGCGATCTCGACGTCTCGACCATCCGGACGATGCCCACCGGCCGTGCGGGGATCACCACGTTCGTCGCGCCCCTCGCCGAGAAGCCCGGCTGGTTCGGTCGCGTGTGGGAGCGGGTGGCCGAGGAGGTGGCGCAGGGGCGGCAGGCCTTCGTCGTGTGCGCGGCCATCGACGCCGAGAAGTCCGTGGTCGACGACACCGACGACGCAGGCGTGCTCGAGGACGGCACCCGCACCCGCACGCGGTGGGGCGTGGTCCAAGCGCGGGCGCTCCTCGACCAGCACCCCGCGTTCGCGGACCTGAGGGTGGCGACCCTGCACGGCAAGATGCCGGCTGACGAGAAGGACGCCGTCATGCAGGCCTTCGCGCGCGGAGAGATCGACGTGCTGGTGGCCACGACCGTCGTCGAGGTGGGCGTGGACGTGCCGAACGCCTCGACCATGGTGATCCTCGAGGCCGAGCGGTTCGGGGTGTCGCAGCTGCACCAGCTGCGCGGCCGCGTCGGCCGCGGCAGCGTTCCGGGCCTGTGCCTGCTCGTGACGGAGGCCGATCCCGACACCTCCGCCCGCTCGCGCGTCGAGGCGGTCGCCGCGACGCTGGACGGGTTCTCGCTCGCGGAGGTCGACCTGGAGCTGCGCGGCGAGGGCGACGTGCTCGGCGACGCGCAGTCGGGCGGGCGCTCGTCGTTGCGGCTGCTGCGGGTCGTCGCGGACGCCGACCTCATCGCGCAGGCCAGGGAGGAGGCGGCGCGAGTGCTGGAGGACGACCCCGACCTCTCGCGGCATCCGGGTCTGGCCGATGCCATCGCCCGGCGCCTCGGCGAAGACGAACGCAGCGCGCTGCACAGGAACTAG
- the coaD gene encoding pantetheine-phosphate adenylyltransferase has translation MSNRIAVVPGSFDPPTLGHLDVIRRAAGLYDQLHVLVVHNPGKEAMLPIAQRQALLEQSIDDAGIEGEIVVAAWSMGLLVDYATDVGAGILVKGIRSQVDVAYETPMAIVNRHLAQIETVFLLPDPAHALVSSSLVRQVASLGGDVSPFVPAPVARFLDTGSRGI, from the coding sequence ATGAGCAACCGGATCGCGGTCGTCCCCGGCTCCTTCGATCCGCCGACCCTCGGCCATCTCGACGTCATCCGCCGGGCGGCGGGTCTCTACGACCAGCTGCACGTCCTCGTCGTGCACAATCCCGGCAAAGAGGCCATGCTGCCGATCGCTCAGCGGCAAGCGCTGCTGGAGCAGTCGATAGATGACGCCGGCATCGAGGGCGAGATCGTCGTGGCGGCGTGGAGCATGGGCCTCCTCGTCGACTACGCGACCGATGTGGGTGCGGGCATCCTCGTGAAGGGCATCCGTTCGCAGGTCGACGTCGCCTACGAGACTCCGATGGCGATCGTCAACCGTCATCTCGCGCAGATAGAGACCGTGTTCCTGCTGCCCGATCCGGCGCACGCGCTCGTCTCGAGCTCGCTCGTCCGTCAGGTGGCGTCTCTGGGAGGCGACGTCTCGCCCTTCGTGCCCGCCCCGGTCGCACGCTTCCTCGACACCGGATCGCGCGGTATCTGA
- the rpmF gene encoding 50S ribosomal protein L32, producing MAGNPPKRKVSRSNTRSRRAQWKAEAPTLVKTIENGKVVYSRPHQAKVVTDSQGTELFLEYKGRKVADV from the coding sequence ATGGCAGGTAACCCCCCGAAGCGGAAGGTCTCCCGCTCCAACACGCGTTCGCGTCGTGCGCAGTGGAAGGCCGAGGCTCCCACGCTCGTCAAGACCATCGAGAACGGCAAGGTCGTCTACAGCCGTCCTCACCAGGCGAAGGTCGTCACCGACTCGCAGGGCACCGAGCTGTTCCTCGAGTACAAGGGTCGCAAGGTCGCCGACGTCTGA
- the mutM gene encoding bifunctional DNA-formamidopyrimidine glycosylase/DNA-(apurinic or apyrimidinic site) lyase codes for MPELPEVEVVRAGLAPALVGARIEACTVLDARALTRHPGTPASFEGELVGRSIAGAARRGKFLWFPIAGVPRAVVAHLGMSGQMLLRESGSPTERHERIRWDIVHPGHGELSVLFVDQRTFGSLAVDDLLPAPDGAAGGRGTDEALVPGQVAHIARDPLDPAFDRRRFHSEAARRSSAIKRVLLDQAFVSGIGNIYADEALWAARIHPETPASSLSRASRERLLESVVEVMTKALAEGGTSFDTQYVNVNGQAGYFAHSLEAYGRTGAPCSRCGSAIVRVAFTNRSSHYCPRCQRRRR; via the coding sequence GTGCCTGAGCTTCCCGAGGTCGAGGTGGTCCGCGCTGGTCTCGCCCCCGCGCTCGTGGGGGCTCGCATCGAGGCGTGCACCGTGCTCGATGCGCGAGCACTCACTCGGCATCCGGGAACGCCGGCATCGTTCGAGGGTGAGCTGGTGGGCCGCTCGATCGCCGGTGCGGCGCGACGCGGGAAGTTCCTCTGGTTCCCGATCGCGGGCGTTCCACGTGCCGTCGTCGCACACCTCGGGATGAGCGGGCAGATGCTGCTGCGCGAGTCCGGATCGCCCACCGAGCGGCACGAGCGGATCCGATGGGACATCGTGCATCCGGGGCACGGCGAGCTGTCGGTCCTCTTCGTGGATCAGCGCACGTTCGGCTCCCTCGCCGTCGACGACCTCCTGCCCGCGCCCGACGGCGCTGCGGGTGGGCGTGGCACCGACGAAGCCCTGGTGCCCGGCCAGGTGGCCCACATCGCCCGTGACCCGCTCGATCCCGCGTTCGATCGACGACGGTTCCACAGCGAGGCGGCACGCCGGTCCTCAGCGATCAAGCGCGTGCTCCTCGATCAGGCGTTCGTCAGCGGGATCGGCAACATCTACGCCGACGAGGCGCTCTGGGCCGCGCGCATCCACCCGGAGACCCCCGCCTCGTCGCTCTCGCGAGCTTCGCGGGAACGTCTTCTCGAGAGCGTGGTCGAGGTGATGACGAAGGCTCTGGCCGAGGGGGGCACGAGCTTCGACACGCAGTACGTCAACGTCAACGGGCAGGCCGGGTACTTCGCCCACTCGCTCGAGGCCTACGGCCGCACCGGTGCGCCCTGCTCGCGATGCGGCTCGGCCATCGTGCGAGTCGCATTCACGAACCGGTCCTCGCACTACTGCCCGAGGTGTCAGCGCCGCCGTCGGTGA
- the rnc gene encoding ribonuclease III, with protein MTDISVERTALTDKLGVDIDPELLSLALTHRSHAYENGGSPHNERLEFLGDSILGQAVTVHLFRTHPDLDEGSLAKRRASVVSTVALAEVARAIGLGEHILLGRGETQTGGRDKDSILADAMEAVIGAAFLSAGPDRAQELVLRLVAPLLADPARYGAAMDPKTSLQELAAHLSLAPPVYRVEASGPDHNRVFTATVTVGDVARDGMGSSKKQAEMAAALAVWHVLSARA; from the coding sequence GTGACCGACATCTCCGTGGAGCGCACCGCGCTCACCGACAAGCTCGGGGTCGACATCGACCCCGAGCTTCTGTCGCTCGCGCTGACGCACCGCTCCCACGCGTACGAGAATGGCGGCTCGCCTCATAACGAGCGCCTGGAGTTCCTCGGGGACTCCATTCTCGGGCAGGCGGTGACGGTGCACCTGTTCCGCACGCACCCCGACCTCGACGAGGGCTCGCTCGCCAAGCGGCGGGCGAGCGTGGTCTCGACCGTCGCGTTGGCCGAGGTCGCGCGCGCGATCGGGCTGGGGGAGCACATCCTGCTCGGCCGCGGTGAGACCCAGACGGGCGGGCGCGACAAGGACTCGATCCTCGCCGACGCCATGGAGGCCGTCATCGGGGCGGCGTTCCTGTCCGCAGGCCCGGATCGCGCGCAAGAACTCGTGCTCCGCCTGGTCGCCCCACTCCTCGCGGACCCCGCGCGCTACGGTGCGGCGATGGATCCGAAGACGTCCCTTCAGGAGCTCGCGGCACACCTGAGCCTCGCGCCGCCGGTGTACCGCGTCGAGGCCTCGGGCCCCGACCACAACCGCGTCTTCACGGCGACCGTGACGGTCGGCGATGTCGCACGCGACGGGATGGGCTCGAGCAAGAAGCAGGCCGAGATGGCCGCCGCCCTCGCCGTGTGGCACGTGCTCTCCGCCCGTGCCTGA
- a CDS encoding YceD family protein, which yields MREFAFSVPAPAKWGEGLVFVPEGQSVDLEVRLESVHEGVLVTAEADTFYEGVCGRCLTDLTHPLRIEFQELFGYSGDEASDFEVQDDHVDLETPVRDSIVLALPFQPVCQPDCPGLDPETGEKVAPGTQSAEQTPIDPRWAALTAYTPDHDDAENRVATDTEKS from the coding sequence ATGCGGGAGTTCGCGTTCAGCGTCCCCGCGCCCGCGAAGTGGGGCGAGGGCCTCGTCTTCGTGCCCGAGGGGCAGTCCGTCGACCTCGAGGTCCGCCTCGAGTCGGTGCACGAGGGCGTTCTCGTGACGGCGGAGGCCGACACGTTCTACGAGGGGGTGTGCGGGCGCTGCCTCACCGACCTGACACACCCGCTCCGAATCGAGTTTCAGGAGCTCTTCGGGTATTCTGGAGATGAAGCGTCCGACTTCGAGGTTCAAGACGACCACGTGGATCTTGAAACTCCGGTCAGGGATTCGATCGTCCTGGCGCTTCCGTTCCAGCCGGTGTGTCAGCCGGACTGCCCCGGGCTCGACCCGGAGACGGGCGAGAAGGTGGCGCCGGGAACGCAGTCTGCGGAGCAGACGCCGATCGATCCGCGCTGGGCCGCGCTGACGGCCTACACCCCAGACCACGACGACGCAGAGAACCGCGTCGCCACCGATACAGAGAAGAGCTAG
- the smc gene encoding chromosome segregation protein SMC, which produces MHLKSVTLKGFKSFAQATTFVLEPGVTCIVGPNGSGKSNVVDALAWVMGEQGAKTLRGGKMEDVIFAGTTTRGPLGRAEVQLTIDNHDGVLPIEYAEVTISRTLFRNGASEYAINGETCRLLDVQELLSDSGLGREMHVIVGQGRLDTVLQASAEDRRGFIEEAAGILKHRRRKEKTVRKLEAMEANLMRLSDLAGELRRQLKPLGKQAEIAREAATIAAVVRDAKGRLFADDLVGLRTQLADHARAEHERHSERLVLQDQLDTVKQRIDALEAEQRSEAVDRARATAFSLEQVQERVRGLHTLAAQRRALLEDDGQLALEVSTVGQSAIDEARGEVDEIAAGVGDAQDLAAAASRDVIRARAELDALDSDIAAQSALVSEHDMRLTKLRGRADAAASRLEALRAAVDRQQRGLDAARVRRSEAEAALAAVQADSAPEASSAEHTAAYDRAQRDSAEAESEVSGIRERLHAAEREVESLTAQTAALRRALEVRNAAADLLARGASGLRSLVADAVKVEPGYEAPVAAALGALAEGILVDDMTAAVGAADAARSDDLGVVDIVLAEADAGDAIEPVDGVVRAVDVTAAPPGVLGYLSGVVIVADLADAARVREELAPRDRDRAVIVTRQGELVSWRTVRAGSGEGRSRLELAAERDAAADRLSEMVVVADALRESLSDAQATWNEARSRTRTSLDTLRAHDAALAADAEKLNRATVRYEAAVAECDRLEAGLAPAAAGVAEAETAARDADEAWGAAAAAPRPILDASARDGLLDALEKARESEMRARLDVETLRERVRAGEARVVQLERQREREKAAAAEAARRAVIRRRQREIADAVAAQLPPLLESIDRSVAQARVELGRAEQARSEITAELADLRQRDQSARARLAALTESVHGLEMQMHEKRLHVTSLLERVSSELGFDEHILVSEYGPDQPIPGDEGIEAPFDRAAQRRRLAEAERKLAQLGRVNPLALEEFAALEQRHAFLTEQLADLTQTRADLLTIIDELDERMQTIFLAAFEDTKVAFGEVFPILFPGGTGSISLTDPDHPLTTGIEVSVRPVGKKIERLSLLSGGERSLAAVALLTAIFKARPSPFYILDEVEAALDDANLGRLLGVFEQLRESSQLIVITHQKRTMEIADALYGVSMRQDGVSAVVGQRVRERAGAVG; this is translated from the coding sequence ATGCACCTGAAGAGCGTCACGCTCAAAGGCTTCAAGTCGTTCGCCCAGGCCACGACCTTCGTCCTCGAACCGGGCGTGACCTGCATCGTCGGACCGAACGGTTCGGGCAAGTCCAACGTCGTGGATGCTCTGGCCTGGGTCATGGGCGAACAGGGCGCGAAGACCCTCCGCGGCGGCAAGATGGAGGACGTCATCTTCGCCGGCACCACCACGCGGGGCCCGCTGGGCCGCGCGGAGGTCCAGCTCACGATCGACAATCACGACGGCGTCCTCCCGATCGAGTACGCCGAGGTCACGATCAGCCGGACGTTGTTCCGGAACGGCGCGAGCGAGTACGCCATCAACGGCGAGACCTGCCGGCTCCTCGACGTCCAGGAGCTGCTGAGCGACTCGGGCCTCGGCCGCGAGATGCACGTCATCGTCGGCCAGGGCCGGCTCGACACGGTGCTGCAGGCCAGCGCCGAGGACCGGCGGGGCTTCATCGAGGAGGCCGCGGGCATCCTCAAGCACCGGCGCCGCAAGGAGAAGACCGTTCGCAAGCTCGAGGCGATGGAGGCGAACCTCATGCGCTTGAGCGATCTGGCGGGTGAACTGCGCCGCCAGCTCAAGCCGCTGGGCAAGCAGGCCGAGATCGCGCGGGAGGCGGCGACGATCGCCGCCGTCGTCCGCGACGCGAAGGGGCGACTCTTCGCGGACGACCTCGTGGGACTGCGGACGCAGCTGGCAGATCACGCCCGTGCCGAACACGAGCGCCACTCCGAGCGGCTCGTGCTCCAAGACCAGCTCGACACGGTCAAGCAGCGTATCGACGCACTCGAGGCCGAGCAGCGCTCGGAGGCGGTCGACCGCGCCCGGGCGACGGCGTTCTCGCTCGAACAGGTGCAGGAACGCGTGCGGGGGCTTCACACACTGGCCGCGCAGCGGCGGGCCCTGCTCGAGGATGACGGCCAGCTCGCGCTCGAGGTCAGCACGGTCGGGCAGTCGGCGATCGACGAGGCACGCGGGGAGGTCGACGAGATCGCTGCGGGTGTGGGCGATGCGCAGGACCTCGCCGCCGCGGCGTCGCGCGACGTCATCCGGGCCCGAGCCGAGCTGGATGCGCTCGATTCCGACATCGCCGCGCAGAGCGCGCTGGTATCCGAACACGACATGCGGCTGACGAAGCTCCGGGGTCGCGCCGATGCCGCCGCGTCCCGCCTCGAGGCGCTTCGGGCCGCGGTGGACCGGCAGCAGCGTGGCCTCGATGCCGCCCGCGTCCGACGATCGGAGGCGGAGGCGGCACTGGCTGCCGTGCAGGCCGATTCGGCGCCCGAGGCGAGCTCTGCGGAGCACACGGCAGCCTACGATCGCGCCCAGCGCGATTCCGCCGAGGCGGAGTCCGAGGTCTCGGGCATCCGCGAGCGGCTGCACGCGGCCGAGCGTGAGGTCGAATCCCTCACCGCCCAGACCGCCGCGCTCCGGCGAGCCCTCGAGGTCCGCAACGCGGCCGCCGACCTGCTGGCACGGGGCGCCTCGGGTCTGCGGTCCCTGGTCGCCGACGCGGTGAAGGTCGAACCCGGGTACGAGGCGCCCGTCGCCGCTGCCCTCGGGGCCCTGGCCGAGGGGATCCTCGTCGACGACATGACCGCCGCCGTGGGCGCCGCCGATGCGGCGCGCTCCGACGATCTCGGGGTCGTGGACATCGTTCTGGCCGAAGCGGATGCCGGAGACGCGATCGAGCCCGTCGACGGCGTCGTGCGGGCTGTCGACGTGACGGCAGCGCCGCCGGGCGTGCTCGGCTACCTGTCGGGCGTGGTCATCGTCGCCGACCTCGCCGACGCCGCCCGGGTCCGGGAGGAGCTCGCCCCGCGTGACCGCGACCGTGCCGTGATCGTCACGCGTCAGGGCGAGCTGGTCTCGTGGCGGACCGTCCGCGCGGGCTCGGGCGAGGGCCGCTCGCGCCTCGAGCTGGCCGCGGAGCGCGACGCGGCCGCGGATCGTCTGTCGGAGATGGTCGTCGTCGCCGACGCGCTGCGGGAATCGTTGTCCGACGCACAGGCGACGTGGAACGAGGCGCGTTCACGCACGCGCACGTCGCTCGACACGTTGCGAGCGCACGATGCGGCGCTGGCCGCGGATGCCGAGAAGCTCAACCGGGCCACCGTCCGATACGAGGCTGCGGTGGCCGAGTGCGACAGGCTCGAAGCGGGCCTGGCTCCCGCGGCGGCCGGGGTGGCCGAGGCCGAGACCGCGGCGCGCGATGCCGACGAGGCGTGGGGTGCCGCCGCCGCCGCGCCCCGGCCGATCCTCGACGCCTCCGCCCGCGACGGCCTCCTCGACGCCCTCGAGAAGGCGCGCGAGAGCGAGATGCGCGCGCGCCTGGACGTCGAGACCCTTCGCGAACGCGTCCGTGCCGGCGAGGCCCGGGTCGTCCAGCTGGAGCGGCAGCGCGAGCGCGAGAAGGCCGCCGCCGCCGAGGCAGCCCGTCGCGCCGTGATCCGGCGTCGACAGCGCGAGATCGCGGATGCCGTCGCGGCACAGCTTCCTCCGCTGCTGGAGTCGATCGATCGGTCGGTGGCCCAGGCACGCGTCGAGCTGGGGCGCGCCGAGCAGGCTCGCAGCGAGATCACCGCCGAGCTCGCCGACCTGCGGCAGCGCGACCAGTCCGCTCGTGCCCGGCTCGCTGCGTTGACCGAGTCGGTGCACGGCCTCGAGATGCAGATGCACGAGAAGCGACTGCACGTGACGAGCCTGCTCGAGCGTGTCTCATCCGAGCTCGGTTTCGATGAGCACATTCTCGTTTCGGAATACGGCCCCGATCAGCCGATCCCGGGCGACGAGGGAATCGAGGCGCCCTTCGACCGCGCGGCGCAGCGACGACGGCTGGCGGAGGCCGAGCGCAAGCTCGCACAGCTCGGTCGTGTCAACCCGTTGGCATTGGAGGAGTTCGCTGCGCTCGAGCAGCGGCATGCCTTCCTGACGGAGCAGCTCGCGGATCTCACCCAGACGCGCGCCGACCTTCTCACGATCATCGATGAGCTCGACGAGCGGATGCAGACGATCTTCCTCGCGGCCTTCGAAGACACGAAGGTCGCCTTCGGCGAGGTCTTCCCGATCCTGTTCCCGGGCGGTACCGGCAGCATCTCGCTGACCGACCCCGATCACCCCCTCACCACCGGCATCGAGGTCTCGGTGCGCCCGGTCGGAAAGAAGATCGAACGGCTGTCGCTGCTGTCGGGAGGTGAGCGGTCGCTGGCGGCGGTGGCTCTGCTCACCGCGATCTTCAAGGCCAGGCCCAGCCCGTTCTACATCCTCGACGAGGTCGAGGCGGCGCTCGACGATGCGAACCTCGGACGGCTGCTCGGAGTCTTCGAGCAGCTCCGGGAATCGAGTCAGCTCATCGTCATCACCCATCAGAAGCGCACGATGGAGATCGCGGACGCGCTCTACGGGGTGTCGATGCGGCAGGACGGGGTGTCGGCCGTCGTCGGTCAGCGCGTACGGGAGCGCGCGGGCGCCGTAGGCTGA
- the ftsY gene encoding signal recognition particle-docking protein FtsY: protein MAENPWSLSRALRGLFVKPTIDENTWEDLETALLTADFGPDITERLVEELQAKVERYRTTDPRDLQRMLKETLEERFAAFDSTLRLTERPAVVLVVGVNGVGKTTTIGKFAKFLQRYGRSVVVGAADTFRAAAVDQLATWAERGGAHIVRPQHEGQDPASVAFQSIDYAKRTGTEIVLVDTAGRLHTKGGLMDELTKIRRVIEKQAPISEVLLVLDATTGQNGVMQAEAFLEHAGVTGLVISKLDGSARGGFVLAVQERTGIPVKLLGQGEGIGDLTGFTPHVFAAALVD from the coding sequence ATGGCCGAGAACCCCTGGTCGCTTTCGCGCGCGCTGCGCGGGCTGTTCGTCAAGCCGACCATCGACGAGAACACGTGGGAAGACCTCGAGACGGCGTTGCTGACCGCCGACTTCGGGCCCGACATCACCGAGCGCCTCGTCGAGGAGCTGCAGGCGAAGGTCGAGCGGTACCGCACGACCGACCCCCGCGATCTGCAGCGCATGCTCAAGGAGACCCTCGAAGAGCGCTTCGCCGCGTTCGACTCGACGCTGCGGTTGACCGAGCGCCCCGCCGTCGTCCTCGTGGTGGGAGTGAACGGCGTCGGGAAGACCACCACGATCGGCAAGTTCGCCAAGTTCCTCCAGCGGTACGGCCGATCCGTAGTGGTGGGCGCCGCCGACACGTTCCGAGCCGCTGCTGTGGACCAGCTCGCGACGTGGGCCGAGCGCGGGGGAGCCCACATCGTCCGTCCGCAGCACGAGGGTCAGGATCCCGCATCGGTCGCGTTCCAGAGCATCGACTACGCCAAGCGGACCGGCACGGAGATCGTCCTGGTCGACACGGCCGGGCGTCTGCACACCAAGGGCGGGCTCATGGACGAGCTGACGAAGATCCGACGGGTGATCGAGAAGCAGGCGCCCATCAGCGAGGTGCTGCTCGTGCTCGATGCGACCACGGGCCAGAACGGCGTGATGCAGGCCGAGGCATTCCTGGAGCATGCCGGGGTGACCGGTCTGGTGATCAGCAAGCTCGACGGCTCCGCGCGCGGCGGCTTCGTCCTCGCGGTGCAGGAGCGCACCGGCATCCCGGTCAAACTGCTGGGCCAGGGCGAGGGGATCGGCGACCTCACCGGTTTCACGCCGCACGTCTTCGCGGCAGCTCTGGTCGATTGA
- a CDS encoding GNAT family N-acetyltransferase, with the protein MNDTTAQLELRPLPVPVDLRGPGAMDFNEMTRVRNLVYREIAGDDDDSVRPEELLPHYRPTPDETRYLWLAVWAGRLVGRAGLDIPHEDGSDTAFWFIELLREVHGRGIGAAALQLIEQTALAHDRHALQSYVQHPERTGERLPAPTGHGEVPLDRAARFLLGHGYRLEQIYRKSVLDLASAAATVDAHLLRATEAASGYRVVSWTAPTPTEYVDGYAWLKSRMSTDAPAAALDVDEEIWDAARLARHDARYVDAAQTLLVTAAQHIETGRLAAFTELMIGADRTRATHQHDTLVAAAHRGHRLGMLVKCAALVAWRGIAPASPRVITYNAEENRPMLDINEAIGFAAVSYEGAWQKRVTDGGADTSGSSARTGS; encoded by the coding sequence ATGAACGACACCACCGCGCAGCTCGAGCTGCGTCCTCTGCCCGTACCCGTCGACCTGCGCGGTCCGGGCGCGATGGACTTCAACGAGATGACCCGCGTACGCAATCTCGTCTATCGGGAGATCGCGGGCGACGACGACGACTCGGTCCGCCCCGAAGAGCTGCTCCCCCACTACCGACCGACGCCCGACGAGACGCGCTACCTGTGGCTTGCCGTTTGGGCGGGTCGCCTCGTGGGCCGTGCGGGCCTCGACATCCCCCACGAGGACGGGTCCGACACCGCCTTCTGGTTCATCGAGCTGCTGCGGGAGGTCCACGGCCGAGGCATCGGCGCAGCGGCCCTTCAGCTCATCGAGCAGACCGCGCTGGCCCATGACCGTCACGCGCTGCAGTCCTACGTACAGCACCCCGAGCGGACCGGCGAACGTCTGCCGGCTCCGACGGGTCACGGTGAGGTCCCGCTCGACCGCGCTGCGCGCTTCCTCCTGGGGCACGGGTACCGGCTGGAGCAGATCTACCGCAAGAGCGTGCTCGACCTCGCCTCGGCCGCGGCCACGGTCGACGCGCATCTGCTCCGCGCCACCGAGGCCGCATCCGGCTACCGGGTGGTCTCATGGACTGCGCCGACACCGACGGAATACGTCGACGGATACGCGTGGCTCAAATCGCGCATGTCGACCGATGCCCCGGCTGCCGCCCTCGACGTCGACGAGGAGATCTGGGATGCCGCGCGCCTCGCCCGTCACGACGCACGCTACGTCGATGCCGCCCAGACGCTGCTGGTGACCGCAGCGCAGCACATCGAGACGGGACGACTCGCGGCGTTCACCGAATTGATGATCGGCGCCGACCGCACGCGCGCGACACACCAGCACGACACGCTCGTCGCGGCGGCGCATCGGGGTCACCGGCTCGGGATGCTCGTCAAGTGCGCGGCACTCGTCGCGTGGCGCGGGATCGCTCCGGCCTCCCCTCGGGTCATCACCTACAACGCCGAAGAGAACCGTCCGATGCTCGACATCAACGAGGCGATCGGTTTCGCCGCAGTGTCCTACGAAGGCGCGTGGCAGAAGCGCGTCACCGACGGCGGCGCTGACACCTCGGGCAGTAGTGCGAGGACCGGTTCGTGA